TAATGAATGCTAAATGTCCATTATTAACTGATAAAGCAACTATGAGGACAGTGACATGTTGGATgtgtttattttgatatttcaaGACTCTTCTTTGTGGGAAATAGTAAGTGAAgatttttaaactttacttgtcTTTTGAATTTGTCCTCACTTTCACTGTTTGTTATTTTCCAGGGAGTGATGGTGGTTTGCATCTGCAACGCTTGTTGAACATAGACACAGATCTTGCATATTGATTAGTGACTAGATTTTTAATTTTGCAGTTTTCAGTtttcctctcctcctcctccaggaATGTCTGTCTTTTTTCATCTACATAATTGTTGTAGTTTTCATCATCCCTACCAAATTTATGCACACATTAGTGAATCTAATTACCCGGAGATGAGTTTTGTGGTGGTGAATGTTTGTATGTTTATATGGTTGATCCTATAACCTGGAGATACTTTTTTACTCGCAGATGAGTATGAATGCTGCTTCTTTCTGCCTTGGAAATGTATGCTAGTGGTTTTTCCATTATCTCCTGAGACTGGAAAATTTTGTCATGGTTTGTTGCTGGAGAATGGTAACTAACCAGTAGATGATCAATCACATGGGCTTGCCACTGTAAAGCAAAATGAACTATTGGATTGGATTCTAATTCATTTGTATTATGCTTGATCTCTGTGATGTGAGGTGAGTGAGTTGTGTTGCATTACATCatatattttgtgtgttttctcTACCACATTTGTCATTGGGTGGTTAATgaaatcaaaaaccaaaaaagaataAGAGCTAAAGGGAAGGCAGGTAGATGATTGTTAATGTAAAGTTcccaattattaaaaaaaaaaaaaagtggaataATAATTGAGACTTTAAAGTAGGTTAGGATTTATTGAGATAGATGAGCCCGCCCGTGTTCCATTTAATTACCCTctccctaagatttcttctcctcttttccttttttggttgCGAAAGAGgagagaacaaaacaaaaggaaaagaagtgAAAGGAATAATAATGTGATCAAATTGAGAGGCGTTCTGTGTGTGTCGGTGCGTGTCTTCCTCGTCCATCCCTCCCTGGCCTTGCAATTGCATGCCCGTTCTGTGTCGGTGGGCGTCAGGAAAAACGAGTGATAAATAttagtaataattcaaaaataaataaacacaatTCAAGATTTAACAGAAACAGAattgagtgtgtgtgtgtgtgtattgtaTTAATTAGAAGTTGACATTTCCGTGgctgtattttattttattaaaatatcattATTCAGTTAAATCGAAGCTTTTTGCGGGGGGTTTAGAGTCCAAGTTAGCCactgttgaaacttgaatcTTGAAATCGATTCCCTCTGATCTCTCTCTCACCTCTCTTTTGCATTGGCGAGGAGATACAGGAGGATTTCTCGATTGATTTGCTGGCATCTGTTGTTGGAGATGTCTCCTTCCAATTCCGGGGGAGGACCAATTTTCAGTAACAATAAGAATCACATACTGCACAAGGTCTCCAAATTCGACACTCTTGCCGGTGTCGCCATCAAGTACGGTGTCGAGGTATCTCTCTTTTCTATTTCTCCTTCCCAATATTTTCCCCTCTCGCCTTCACTtaaaatgggttttttttttaatctagttTTGAATTAGAatcaagttttttttcttcttctttttttttttttcaaatttgaagATCCTTGTTTCATTGTGGGATGTTTTTCAATTGTCAAACGACCGATTTTTTCGCTATCAACATAAAAATTAGTTAGGTGGAGCAATGCAGGcacactttcaagtttcaactcaaTAGCAATTGGGTTTCTTTGGAGATTTTGATTTTGGGTATAACAAGAGATAATGCAGGTATTTTGCTGTTGATGGAAATTGGTCTCGTCATGTTTTTTTTCTAGGTGGCTgacatcaaaaggttaaatgggttggcCACAGATTTTCAAATGTTTGCTTTGAAGACTTTGCTGATACCATTGCCAGGAAGGCATCCACCATCTCCCACTTTGTCTAATGGCTGTGCTTCCAATGGGTAAAAAGAACATATGCACTCTTTCTTCTCCTCTGTTTTTTGGGCTATTTTTTCTTCTGTATTTTCTTCCTTATTTCCTTAACTGTCGCTTGTACTCTAGCATGTTGATACCTCTGTTTTATGGCTTGCATGTCTCTACTCCTTTAGTAATGCTTCTCATCACCATTGTTTTTCATGATGCATTGGCTCATCAATATCTACTAAGCTTTCTCCAtactttctcatttcaaatttaTGTTCTCTTTGATTCTACGCAGAAAATTTCCTGCATCATAATTTAATTGTTGTAAGACtggttgttacttgttagcGAATACTATTTCTCTGTTTATTGTCTTCTATGTACTAACATGTATAATAGCCCTTAGTTGACCCTTCGAGGCAATAAGGTTGTAATTCTTCCATGTATTTATGATAGTATGATGTACTAACAAAGACATGCATTTAATTTGTTGTGTATGCCATCTTAATGATTTCTGTAATTTCTTTTCTCCCTATAGTTTGGGTGCATAGCCATAACTACTGTCTTATTTTGTTATTGCCATGGGAGACTTGTGTAGTTATTTGATTATTTCCAGAAATTAGagtcaaatatttattttattttttgggtctCTCTTTTCCTCCTCAAGAGAAAGTGTTGTTACTTCACAATTGTGCTAATCTATGAAGGATTCTTATGTGTTTGGTGTTAATCATCTCTCTGATTACGAAATTGCATTGTTCATAATAATGGGGTTGGCAAgttttttattgtttaaatttttttttggcccaATCGTAACACTTGCAATAAAGGACCCCTATATTATTCCTCGGACGTTGTTTGAAACTGCATTCTGGTGGTGTGAACAATGGAAGCACATGTTTACCATGAGAAGCTCTTAGTTATGAGTTTGGTTACAACTTAGAAGCAGTTTGAAATTAATATGTTAAGGGTTAAATGCTCTTTTTGATGAAGTAGTTTAAGGTCTTACTTCATTGGGATGAAGTATAAAATGGTCAGGTTACTTTTTGTTGGACTGATGCAATTTCAACTATCGAGAAATTCACCTTTATTTTAGAGTTTAGAAATGCTTCAAATGTCCCCTTACAATGTAGGGGTACGGTTGCATAATACATGCATTGCCCTATAGTACTTATGGCAGCCTTTTGCACTtggttatatttattttttgtttataattaGAATGAGAGATGTTGCAATCATCCACTATTCTATATCTTTACAAGAAAAACTCATATTATCAAAGCTCTTTGACAAAAAATATTGGCCAATAATCCTTAGCACGGCCTAAGCACGCAAACAAAGGACTTTTGTTTGTCTTCCTAAGCTGTATTGTCAAAACTGAGTGTGGGAATGATCTCAAGTTTCTTGAAGGCCATATAGGTCTGGTCTTTGTGTTATAAGTTTTGGTTGTTTTATTCATGTACCCTCATCTTGTAAAGGAGTTAGACTAGTAGTAATGTACATAATTTATATTTCCATCTCCAGCCATTTCCATCTTCAATAATAGGAAAAGTTGTTTTTAATTGTTCATTATCTACATCATCTTCATGAAAGCCTTTGTCCCAAATAGttttggggttggctacattAATCCATGAGAGAAATATGTTTGAATCCATGTTGTTATTAATTTTATGATGCCTAAACTCAGCCATAAAGGACTTGCATCAAGTTTCCAGGTTTTACATTTTTTGTTGCTCAACCATGTTTCCTTCGAGTTTAGAAGGGAGCTCATCTTTAATTCAGCTACCAGTAATAGTCCTATGTCACTTTTATTTGTCCAATTTAAAATCGCATCGCATCGCATCGCATTTGTTTGTTCAATTGAGTGACTATGATTGGTTTTTTTGCATATAGACTTGGCAAAGGGATCTGTTGATGCTGTTGCGGGATGGTTTTTCCTTGGCATGATATAGAAATACCATATTAGCCTGAAAACTTACGTGCTTTGTTGGACCTAGGCTACACGGGggatgaattgtgtccccaaattccaatagGAGGAATCCCCTTAAtttattcatcacatagatcatgCAATCAAATAGCTGATAGCatagcatgatacaatcatcaaattTAGGAACTTTGGTCCAATACTTGTTCCGAATTTTCAAAGACAAATCTGTTTGTTTGTGAGTTTGATTTCCTTCAAAGTCTCCGTGATCATGTCATTGATTAGCAGTCCACATTAATTATATTCAATTCCTGCTTTATATACTTTCTTATGTAGGGAAGAAAaagtatttggatttttatttaaatattgatATGATAGAAAGGTTCTCCAATTGccatatacaacagcgaaaaGGTCCTTCCATTACCAAGTATCCTCtagttcttgttttttttgacATGTTGCTGACTTAGGAAATCAGGGTTTTTTTAAAAGTTGAGGTCTTGCTTGTTATTTATAGTATGAAAGATTTACTAATTGCCGTAGAAACAAAGATGTAAATAATTTTTTGTACCTCCAAAGTAAATAGACCATATATTTTGCTTTATCTCCAATCATTAATGAGTCCATCCATGAAGTATCTTTTCTCAAATAATGTCTCTAGCGGTATCTGAGTTCATATTTCTACTATTTTTGTTCATAAATTGCATTTTTGAGATTTAACTCCTTGTCTTTAACCTATTTTGCTGAAGGGAACTCTAGATATAGATATTTCTTCATGTGATATATTGTTCTTTTCGCATATCAATCAGGGTAATTTTATGAGCAACTTAGAATGGTTTCTTGTCCTTACAAATTTGcagaaattaatttattgttcaAACAAAAGAGTAAGAAGGAAGTACATTGAGTTGAGATGTTAAAATGTTTAATGTTTAACATTCTATGTTTTGAAGAATTTATCAAATGAAGTTTTGTTCCATATCAGATTTCATAGTGTCTGATTATGGTAAATGATCATCTGCAGTTGTAACATGTGTAGTGAGTTGAGACAATAAATTCGTAAGGGTTGCTATTGTGTGCCTTGTATAATgcaaatatttttcaataggataatgcttgagacccccaaaggatccccatttaatgtggagtgttggatgtgaagtgggctctacatatgtgtttttaatcaatgactattttaatgccacatagatttaggggacttttggggatcacattttgggggtctctagcattgtccgaTTAATATCATATATCATTGTGACTGATCATTGTACTACTTATTGCAGAGAAACTAGCGTTAACAAAAGGCCGCCACATCGAGGGCAATCCAATATGTTGGAACCATTCCAGTCCTTGAGATTGACATCTCCTCAGCAGACAGTTTCTCCTGCCATGAGCATCTTACAGAAGTACTATGGCATCCAATCTTCAAATACCAAGGCTGAAGTTGATGGCACCGAAATGGCAGTTTACAAAATTGGGAATTCGGATGAAGCTGACGATGAACCATTGCTGAAAGGTTCACTTATTTCTGGATCCAACCATCATCATAGATCGAGAGATTTAACTAATGGTTTATTTCCTGAGAATGGTTCAGTGGTGTACACTCCTCTTGCAGATGCTAGAGATGGGGAGGGTGAGAAATCCAATGAGAAGTCTGTTCGAAGGCGCCAGAAAGCTGATACTGATTCCAGGTTGGGCACTCCAGAAAGATTATTAAAAGAAGAGAACAGTGGTGGAAGAAATGGATTTTCACCTTTAACTGGAAAGAGTTTAGCCATGAGACCGAAATCAGCAAGTCGTACATCGTTGACCACAGATATTGAAACAGGATGGTCGACTTCAATTGTGGTGGGCATGGGAGATGCTGTAATTACCGATGGTCCAGCTGGAGTTCGTAAATCGTCAAGCACTCCAAGTATGCAAGACCCAGACAACAATGGTTCTTCATCAGTTTGGtcaacatcaaagtggagtttGAAACCCGACTTACAGGCTATACCGATACCAAATCCAATAACAGGCCGCAAGAGCAAAGCTGCCCTCGATTAATTCAATTAGTTGCGCATTTATAAAAATGAATTGGTTGCTTTCATGGAGTGGAGGACTACACAGTGAGCATTACTGCATTTGAAAGAGGTATTCTGTTAATAGTCTAAAGAACAAGAGCCATATAAATGGAAAGAGGAAAGAGAAATTACAGATTAGGTTATCATTTTGAACGATTTGTTGATGAGCACTACGCTAATGTGGATAGCATTTGAAGTTTGAAGTTGCTTGGGAAGCCTTGCAATTAAAAAAGGTATTTGCTGCAATTTTTACAGCTTCCATTTCAATTGTAACATTTCTGCTGGGAGTTGAAATCTAGATTCCAGttcaataatttcatttcttatatAGCTAAGTGTGTATACGAGTCAAATGTCTCAATATGTTTAGTTGCAAATGCACTTTTCCCAATTGTATCATGTCATGTATTTGGATCTCGGAGAATGTATATTGATTTGTTGAAGATTTATTATTGTGGCAATTCTAGATTGAGACATTGCATATAGTTTTTGGATGATTTCTTGTAACATTTTGTCAAAATACCCAAATGTGTAAACAGACGGTTCTGTCTGCATTATACAAGATTTGATTTCTCAAGGAATCTTAAAAGGTCAGCTTGCTAGCATGTCGACAGGGCAAGGTAAATATACAAGCCAATGTAATGTTCTTTCCACTAGGGTTGTGTCAATGTCTCCTCAGTTTTGATCTAAACATGAAAAGGATATTGTTACTCTGATGGAGCAGTCTCTTTGCATTTGGATGT
This DNA window, taken from Tripterygium wilfordii isolate XIE 37 chromosome 20, ASM1340144v1, whole genome shotgun sequence, encodes the following:
- the LOC119986411 gene encoding uncharacterized protein LOC119986411 isoform X1 — encoded protein: MSPSNSGGGPIFSNNKNHILHKVSKFDTLAGVAIKYGVEVADIKRLNGLATDFQMFALKTLLIPLPGRHPPSPTLSNGCASNGETSVNKRPPHRGQSNMLEPFQSLRLTSPQQTVSPAMSILQKYYGIQSSNTKAEVDGTEMAVYKIGNSDEADDEPLLKGSLISGSNHHHRSRDLTNGLFPENGSVVYTPLADARDGEGEKSNEKSVRRRQKADTDSRLGTPERLLKEENSGGRNGFSPLTGKSLAMRPKSASRTSLTTDIETGWSTSIVVGMGDAVITDGPAGVRKSSSTPSMQDPDNNGSSSVWSTSKWSLKPDLQAIPIPNPITGRKSKAALD
- the LOC119986411 gene encoding uncharacterized protein LOC119986411 isoform X2, which codes for MSPSNSGGGPIFSNNKNHILHKVSKFDTLAGVAIKYGVEVADIKRLNGLATDFQMFALKTLLIPLPGRHPPSPTLSNGCASNGETSVNKRPPHRGQSNMLEPFQSLRLTSPQQTVSPAMSILQKYYGIQSSNTKAEVDGTEMAVYKIGNSDEADDEPLLKDARDGEGEKSNEKSVRRRQKADTDSRLGTPERLLKEENSGGRNGFSPLTGKSLAMRPKSASRTSLTTDIETGWSTSIVVGMGDAVITDGPAGVRKSSSTPSMQDPDNNGSSSVWSTSKWSLKPDLQAIPIPNPITGRKSKAALD